A genomic window from Nitrospirota bacterium includes:
- the cas2 gene encoding CRISPR-associated endonuclease Cas2: MYVIVVYDVDQKRCGRMLKLCRTYLHHIQNSVFEGEITEAKLEELKVRAKKVMKEDEEDSLIIFKSRNEKWLEKEIVGADKKPVDNIL; encoded by the coding sequence ATGTATGTAATTGTTGTGTATGATGTAGACCAGAAAAGGTGCGGCAGGATGTTGAAATTATGCAGGACTTATTTGCATCACATACAGAACTCAGTATTCGAGGGGGAAATAACGGAAGCTAAACTGGAGGAACTGAAAGTCAGAGCGAAGAAAGTGATGAAAGAAGATGAGGAGGATTCACTCATAATATTCAAGTCGCGTAATGAGAAATGGCTGGAAAAGGAAATAGTTGGAGCGGACAAGAAACCGGTGGATAATATTCTGTAG
- the cas1b gene encoding type I-B CRISPR-associated endonuclease Cas1, whose translation MKQNFYIFNSGRLKRQENTIFFEKEDGSRSVIPIENTESIYAFGEIDFNTKLFNYLAQKGIAVHIFNYYGFYSGSYYPRETLNSGQLLVKQVNHYTNRNKRITLARAFIESASFNILKNLRYYNNRGKDLGGVINTIEGYSSQIASSDSVDGLMGIEGNIRNAYYKAWPTIIDQEIEFERRVKQPPDNMVNALISYLNSLVYTTCLGEIYHTQLNPLISFLHEPGERRFSLSLDLAEVFKPIFSDRIIFTILNRQQISEKDFMTEVNFCYLNEKGRKTVIKEYDEKLKTIITHKKLDRQVSYRHLIRLECYKLVKHLIGEQEYEGFKIWW comes from the coding sequence ATGAAGCAAAACTTTTACATCTTCAATAGCGGACGCCTTAAAAGGCAGGAGAATACCATCTTTTTTGAAAAAGAAGATGGGTCGAGGTCTGTCATACCTATTGAGAACACTGAGTCTATCTATGCGTTTGGTGAGATTGACTTTAATACCAAGCTGTTTAATTATCTCGCTCAAAAGGGGATAGCAGTACATATATTCAACTATTATGGATTCTATTCCGGCAGTTACTATCCGCGTGAGACGCTGAACTCAGGCCAGCTCCTCGTAAAACAGGTTAATCATTATACGAATCGTAACAAAAGGATAACTCTCGCACGTGCATTCATAGAGTCAGCCTCTTTCAATATACTAAAGAACCTCAGGTACTATAACAACAGGGGTAAGGATTTAGGCGGAGTAATAAATACGATTGAAGGATACAGTTCTCAGATAGCCAGTTCTGATTCAGTTGACGGGCTGATGGGAATAGAAGGAAATATTCGCAACGCATACTACAAGGCATGGCCAACTATTATTGATCAGGAGATCGAATTTGAGAGGAGGGTCAAGCAGCCTCCGGACAACATGGTAAATGCTTTGATATCTTATCTGAATTCACTGGTCTATACGACATGTCTTGGTGAGATATACCATACACAATTAAATCCGCTTATATCGTTTCTTCACGAACCAGGAGAAAGGAGGTTCTCTTTAAGCCTCGACCTGGCTGAAGTATTCAAACCAATCTTTAGTGACAGGATAATATTTACAATCCTTAACAGACAGCAGATATCAGAGAAGGATTTTATGACTGAGGTGAATTTCTGTTATCTCAATGAAAAGGGGAGGAAGACAGTTATCAAAGAATATGATGAAAAACTCAAGACTATTATAACTCATAAAAAGCTTGATAGACAGGTATCTTACAGGCATTTAATAAGACTGGAGTGCTATAAATTAGTAAAACACCTTATTGGAGAACAGGAGTATGAAGGTTTTAAAATCTGGTGGTAA
- the cas4 gene encoding CRISPR-associated protein Cas4 yields the protein MDDAITHIRFTGTEINYYFLCRKKLWYFSHYIQMEQNSDAVYLGKLIHENSYEREKKEIDIDDTIRIDFISKDRVIHEVKKSDKVEEPHIWQLKYYIWYLKQKGVEGITGKINYPKLRKTQDVYLETGDDEKIEAILKEIRDITGASTPPSADKRKICKNCGYGELCWI from the coding sequence ATGGACGATGCTATTACCCATATCCGTTTCACCGGCACGGAAATAAATTATTACTTTCTCTGCAGGAAGAAGCTGTGGTATTTCAGCCATTATATTCAAATGGAGCAGAATAGTGATGCAGTATATCTGGGCAAGCTGATTCATGAAAACTCATATGAGCGCGAGAAAAAGGAGATTGATATTGATGACACCATAAGGATAGATTTTATCAGCAAGGACAGGGTAATACATGAGGTTAAAAAGTCTGACAAGGTTGAGGAACCCCATATATGGCAGTTGAAATATTATATCTGGTATCTTAAACAAAAGGGTGTCGAGGGTATAACCGGAAAGATAAATTATCCCAAACTCAGGAAGACACAGGATGTATATCTGGAAACAGGAGATGATGAGAAGATAGAGGCTATCCTGAAAGAGATCAGGGATATTACCGGGGCTTCAACACCTCCATCAGCAGATAAGAGAAAGATCTGCAAGAACTGCGGTTATGGGGAGTTGTGCTGGATATGA
- a CDS encoding type II toxin-antitoxin system death-on-curing family toxin has translation MKEILFLTLAEVIEIHTDQINRYGGSQGIRDVNLLSSALAMPQASFHGEFLHNDIYKMAAAYAFHICQNHPFIDGNKRTALASALVFLDMNGIGISDPKGRLYEDMLALVEGKVKKEDFAEILKKLHNKP, from the coding sequence ATGAAAGAGATTTTATTTCTCACACTTGCGGAGGTGATAGAGATCCACACTGACCAGATCAATCGGTATGGCGGTTCACAGGGTATCAGGGATGTAAATCTCCTTTCTTCTGCTTTAGCAATGCCTCAGGCTTCTTTTCATGGCGAATTCCTTCATAATGATATTTACAAGATGGCCGCTGCTTATGCATTCCATATTTGCCAGAACCACCCATTCATTGATGGTAATAAAAGAACTGCTTTGGCATCTGCACTGGTTTTTCTTGATATGAACGGCATAGGCATTTCTGATCCAAAGGGAAGGCTTTATGAAGATATGCTTGCCCTTGTAGAAGGCAAAGTCAAAAAGGAGGACTTTGCAGAAATATTGAAGAAGCTGCATAACAAACCTTAG
- a CDS encoding AbrB/MazE/SpoVT family DNA-binding domain-containing protein, whose product MIKKLITHGNSAALIIDKPILDILKVDMDTPLEITTDGVNLIISPVKEKSREKRFRESLINVNNRHGKTLKKLAE is encoded by the coding sequence ATGATAAAAAAGCTTATTACACATGGCAACAGCGCAGCATTAATAATTGACAAGCCGATATTGGACATTCTCAAAGTTGATATGGATACGCCTCTTGAAATTACTACGGATGGTGTAAACCTTATTATATCACCGGTCAAGGAAAAAAGCAGGGAAAAGCGGTTTCGTGAGTCATTGATAAATGTAAATAATCGGCATGGTAAGACTTTGAAAAAGCTGGCGGAATAG
- a CDS encoding SEC-C domain-containing protein translates to MGRNDPCPCGSGKKYKKSVLIR, encoded by the coding sequence ATGGGACGCAATGATCCTTGCCCGTGCGGCAGCGGGAAGAAATATAAGAAATCTGTATTGATAAGATGA
- the cas3 gene encoding CRISPR-associated helicase Cas3', with translation MTELLAKSSPPETLVEHTGNCLMVFNSVRENYPFLPDLCGAPRFFDHLFAAVALHDVGKSASGFQRELSGGTQWGYRHELLSAALVNGLTPYDDITTKAIALAIATHHKGVSELRERFNTTSPIGKEVYEARIRELVENLDGINQFIEYLQDAAVRYLGTDSVSFKLPVRQDAMIDPYQRFIRWYANALEDGERPIANPLYPTFLRGFLIACDHLASGGKNEIVAGIKDTASKLGISQFRPYQSRTGMISGSAFLSAPTGSGKTEASLLWAGNNQDSGRRIYYVLPYTASINAMFSRLSGRFGEENVGVLHGKATYFAYKTLLDRDYSPENAAAFARETQNLSKKLYRPIKVLTPFQIVKAFFGVKGWESQISEMAGGLFIFDEIHAYDPHVTALIIGVIEELARIDARFLFLSATFPKFLKEKIQKILPRMNVVGPEIGDIDGEKLIRTPRHRVRMLDGDITSHVEIMRSELQKGSRVLVVSNTVKRAQELYSSLRDYSDSAELLHGRFILRDRENKEKNIDKVQLLVGTQAIEVSLDIDFDTILTEPAPIDALLQRLGRVNRKGSKGVVPVHICTMGSEKDRYFYDIERVLKTVECFRDGEELTEDAVCRKVEQVYAQGYNSKEEAEFQSALYSFRRVIASLTPFYDSDDKDDFYDLIRSMEVIPIRFEGEYLDCKARNQHFEAMRFLASISFGQGAKLRQTNRLSRRSEGYWVADVRYDDKVGLLIDEMEKGLGIID, from the coding sequence ATGACTGAACTTCTCGCAAAGTCCTCACCACCGGAGACGCTTGTAGAACACACTGGAAACTGCCTTATGGTATTTAACAGCGTGCGGGAAAACTATCCGTTTCTGCCGGACTTGTGCGGCGCTCCCAGGTTCTTTGACCATCTGTTTGCCGCGGTTGCTCTGCATGACGTTGGGAAGAGCGCTTCGGGTTTCCAAAGGGAATTAAGCGGCGGTACTCAGTGGGGATATAGGCACGAACTTCTTTCCGCAGCGTTGGTAAATGGCTTGACGCCATACGATGATATAACTACAAAGGCTATAGCGCTTGCTATCGCAACACACCACAAGGGAGTTTCAGAACTGCGTGAGAGATTCAATACTACATCACCGATTGGCAAAGAAGTTTATGAAGCCAGGATCAGGGAATTGGTTGAAAACCTTGACGGGATAAATCAGTTTATAGAATACCTGCAAGATGCAGCAGTCCGCTATCTTGGCACAGACAGTGTCAGTTTTAAACTGCCTGTTCGACAGGATGCCATGATAGACCCTTATCAAAGGTTTATCAGGTGGTATGCAAACGCGTTAGAAGATGGAGAAAGACCGATTGCGAACCCATTATATCCGACTTTTCTCCGGGGCTTTCTTATAGCCTGCGACCATCTGGCGTCCGGCGGGAAAAACGAGATAGTGGCAGGCATCAAGGACACTGCATCAAAACTTGGGATTAGCCAGTTCAGACCATACCAGTCAAGGACAGGCATGATCTCCGGCAGTGCCTTTCTATCCGCGCCGACAGGTTCCGGCAAGACTGAGGCAAGCCTCCTTTGGGCCGGGAATAATCAGGACAGCGGACGCCGGATATATTATGTTCTTCCATATACTGCAAGTATAAACGCCATGTTCTCAAGATTGTCGGGACGCTTCGGCGAGGAAAATGTTGGAGTGCTCCATGGCAAAGCCACTTATTTTGCATACAAAACTCTTTTGGACAGAGATTATTCACCTGAAAATGCAGCAGCCTTTGCAAGGGAAACGCAGAATTTATCAAAAAAGCTCTACCGCCCTATTAAGGTGCTCACACCTTTTCAGATAGTCAAGGCTTTTTTCGGGGTAAAAGGCTGGGAAAGTCAAATATCGGAAATGGCTGGAGGACTTTTTATCTTTGATGAGATTCATGCTTACGACCCTCACGTCACCGCACTCATCATTGGAGTTATAGAGGAACTTGCAAGGATTGATGCGAGGTTTCTGTTTCTTTCAGCGACGTTTCCAAAATTCTTAAAGGAAAAGATTCAAAAGATTTTGCCCCGAATGAATGTAGTCGGGCCAGAGATTGGGGATATTGATGGAGAGAAGTTAATACGGACTCCAAGGCATCGAGTTAGGATGTTGGATGGCGACATAACCTCTCATGTTGAAATAATGAGATCGGAGCTGCAAAAAGGCAGTAGGGTGCTTGTTGTCTCTAATACAGTCAAACGAGCACAAGAACTATACTCGTCGTTAAGAGATTATTCGGATTCAGCAGAACTTTTACACGGAAGGTTTATTTTACGGGATAGGGAGAATAAAGAAAAGAATATCGATAAAGTTCAATTGCTTGTTGGTACCCAAGCCATCGAAGTGTCCCTGGACATTGATTTTGACACAATCCTCACCGAACCTGCCCCGATTGATGCCTTGCTTCAGCGTCTTGGAAGGGTTAACAGAAAGGGTAGCAAGGGGGTTGTGCCTGTTCATATATGTACGATGGGTTCTGAAAAGGACAGATACTTTTATGACATAGAGAGAGTTTTAAAAACTGTCGAATGTTTCCGTGACGGTGAGGAGTTAACTGAAGATGCTGTGTGTAGGAAGGTGGAACAGGTCTACGCTCAAGGATACAACAGTAAGGAGGAGGCTGAATTTCAGAGCGCCTTATATTCATTCAGGAGAGTTATTGCTTCATTAACTCCATTTTACGATTCTGATGATAAAGATGACTTTTACGACTTGATCCGATCCATGGAAGTAATCCCGATTAGATTTGAAGGCGAATATCTTGATTGTAAGGCAAGAAATCAACACTTTGAGGCCATGCGTTTCCTTGCATCAATTTCATTTGGCCAAGGGGCCAAGCTTCGGCAAACAAATCGTCTATCCAGAAGAAGTGAAGGATATTGGGTGGCTGATGTTCGATATGATGACAAAGTTGGTTTATTGATAGATGAGATGGAGAAAGGTTTAGGAATAATTGATTGA
- the cas5b gene encoding type I-B CRISPR-associated protein Cas5, with protein MKAYRVHIRGWTASFRYPVFIAGFQPTLSVPPLSTIYGLISAAKGNLVTPADAAVGYVFSSSGKAVDLETIYELAEPLKAKSNVCRRVLLFEPSLHLYFDNHAIAKAFDKPHYPLLIGRSTELAMVEEIKEIELEQRTGVPLGGTIIPFPLDGIFGPLQALPTHFTDEIPRRAEGTRPYYMVESFIGYDKQPMPYDGEKGWGVWFHK; from the coding sequence ATGAAGGCATATCGAGTTCATATAAGAGGCTGGACCGCGTCTTTTCGATATCCGGTTTTTATTGCAGGCTTTCAGCCGACACTCTCTGTTCCGCCTCTGTCAACTATTTACGGGCTTATTTCGGCTGCGAAAGGGAACCTTGTCACTCCTGCAGATGCGGCTGTCGGTTATGTCTTCAGCAGCAGCGGAAAGGCTGTTGACCTGGAGACCATTTACGAGCTTGCTGAGCCGTTGAAAGCTAAATCCAATGTGTGCCGGAGGGTGCTGCTTTTTGAGCCGAGCCTTCATCTCTACTTCGATAACCATGCTATTGCGAAAGCCTTCGACAAGCCACATTATCCTTTGCTAATTGGGCGCTCAACAGAGTTGGCTATGGTCGAGGAAATAAAGGAGATCGAATTGGAGCAAAGGACAGGAGTACCCTTGGGCGGGACAATCATCCCTTTCCCATTAGACGGCATATTTGGTCCTCTTCAGGCGCTTCCCACCCACTTCACCGATGAGATACCGAGGAGGGCCGAGGGAACGCGTCCCTACTACATGGTAGAGTCGTTCATAGGTTACGATAAGCAGCCGATGCCTTATGACGGCGAAAAGGGCTGGGGAGTATGGTTTCATAAATGA
- the cas7i gene encoding type I-B CRISPR-associated protein Cas7/Cst2/DevR, translating to MSKNVLGFVLIDAPHSALNNAGKDDEARTENTVDVKVIRKGRSVYPYVSAQAWRYWWRNALKEKYSWNMSEITHIKKSGGKGNQAFTAANPFTCEDDDIFGYMRASKKDEKGTLTRLSPLKNSPLISVISHAPTDDYGSMSRHEGDPVPFTHQFYSTILKGIFSLDLNSMGIFYESARTGFKNLDDEHLKIERIKSAKDESEAVKENGSWKLPKPERVKRARETISVLPYLYSTTKSAGHLTDVTPKFIVLAVIDGGNHIFMNIANESYDKPVNVKALRQVLSDYSGNIVSDIYIGRQEGFMDELDNDLKGLNFAGKTVHCLSPKQAVEEFVKTIENHIE from the coding sequence ATGTCAAAAAATGTCCTTGGCTTTGTTTTGATTGATGCCCCTCATTCCGCTTTAAACAATGCTGGAAAGGATGATGAGGCACGTACAGAAAATACAGTTGATGTAAAAGTCATTCGTAAAGGAAGAAGTGTTTATCCTTATGTTTCTGCACAGGCATGGCGTTACTGGTGGCGAAATGCCTTGAAGGAAAAGTATAGTTGGAACATGTCAGAAATAACACATATCAAGAAGTCTGGTGGAAAAGGAAATCAGGCATTTACTGCGGCTAATCCATTTACTTGCGAAGACGATGATATCTTTGGTTATATGCGTGCATCCAAAAAGGATGAAAAGGGAACACTTACACGACTTTCTCCACTAAAGAACTCTCCTCTTATTTCTGTCATTAGCCATGCACCAACCGATGATTACGGTTCAATGTCCAGGCATGAGGGCGATCCCGTCCCCTTCACTCATCAATTTTACTCTACAATCCTTAAAGGAATATTTTCTTTAGATTTGAATAGCATGGGGATATTTTATGAAAGTGCAAGAACAGGTTTTAAAAACCTTGACGATGAACATCTGAAGATAGAAAGAATTAAATCTGCAAAAGATGAATCGGAAGCCGTGAAAGAAAATGGTTCATGGAAACTCCCAAAGCCAGAGCGTGTAAAGAGAGCGAGAGAAACAATCTCTGTTCTCCCTTATCTTTACAGCACCACGAAATCCGCAGGGCATCTGACCGATGTTACCCCTAAGTTTATCGTTCTTGCTGTTATAGATGGCGGCAATCACATATTCATGAACATTGCCAACGAAAGCTATGACAAACCGGTCAATGTAAAAGCGTTGCGGCAGGTATTGTCAGACTACAGCGGCAACATAGTTTCAGACATTTATATCGGGAGGCAGGAAGGTTTTATGGATGAACTCGATAATGACCTGAAAGGACTGAACTTTGCAGGTAAAACCGTTCACTGCCTGTCGCCTAAGCAAGCCGTGGAAGAGTTTGTAAAAACCATTGAAAATCATATCGAGTGA
- the cas8a1 gene encoding type I-B CRISPR-associated protein Cas8b1/Cst1 yields MQLFAWTGNLWVDAGLAAIIEWRYKTSPEEISNDDIAEMSKTIQDIYLSEGWKRNLFSVFPNNPITNPAVKDKKHRLAEHYKNFTEGILPMGDKGNCIACGRRKVVNGKNRMDVPLTGYEGSHFFSFKTEGADYCDACTFAVQCSPLVYYACGKLLLLHSSSPKIMRFWAKRCIADVQKQIATRNYSGCFNEQYSNATNALFHIIQDLILSYDERWIDENASIRLYHFTNYNQGADLDIYDLPAQVFRFLAYIRPHPRYRDWQKVVRKGYNKDLTGKKEDEYRNYKNSVYLSLLEGRSIVKYFLNNKAKEAIGDWNLLKYYLKEVRRMDEKRIEAIRKLGDEIAEIVKTSSNGKKRLGQLERAESYASLRNVLLRLMRDRVALKGDVPLFTYEDYVESFFPEGVMNWRETQDLLLFRLYEVLHQWLISEGVVEIEEESEEVSVS; encoded by the coding sequence ATGCAGTTATTCGCATGGACAGGGAATCTGTGGGTGGATGCTGGGCTGGCTGCAATAATAGAGTGGCGATATAAAACCAGTCCTGAAGAAATAAGCAATGACGACATTGCAGAAATGTCTAAAACTATACAGGATATTTACCTCTCAGAAGGCTGGAAAAGGAATCTTTTTTCAGTTTTTCCTAATAATCCAATAACAAACCCTGCGGTTAAGGATAAGAAGCATAGATTAGCCGAGCATTATAAAAATTTTACGGAAGGCATTTTACCAATGGGTGATAAAGGGAATTGCATCGCTTGCGGAAGAAGAAAGGTGGTTAATGGGAAAAACAGAATGGATGTTCCTTTGACCGGTTATGAAGGCTCGCATTTCTTCTCCTTTAAAACTGAAGGAGCGGACTACTGCGATGCCTGTACCTTTGCAGTTCAATGTTCGCCTCTTGTTTACTACGCTTGCGGAAAACTTCTGCTCCTTCATTCCAGTTCGCCAAAGATAATGAGATTCTGGGCAAAGCGTTGTATTGCAGATGTCCAAAAGCAGATTGCTACAAGGAATTATTCAGGTTGTTTTAATGAGCAATACTCAAATGCGACCAATGCCCTATTTCACATAATACAAGACCTTATACTTTCATATGATGAAAGGTGGATTGATGAGAACGCCTCCATTCGTCTGTATCATTTTACAAACTATAATCAAGGAGCGGACTTGGATATTTATGATCTGCCTGCTCAGGTTTTCCGGTTCCTTGCTTATATTCGCCCTCATCCAAGGTACAGGGACTGGCAGAAGGTCGTCCGTAAAGGTTATAACAAGGACTTGACTGGAAAGAAGGAGGATGAATACAGGAATTATAAAAATTCCGTGTACCTGTCGTTACTTGAAGGCAGGTCAATTGTGAAATACTTCTTGAACAACAAGGCAAAAGAGGCAATAGGGGATTGGAATCTTCTGAAATATTACTTGAAGGAGGTGAGAAGGATGGATGAAAAAAGGATTGAGGCCATTCGGAAGTTGGGTGACGAGATAGCTGAGATAGTCAAGACTTCATCCAATGGCAAGAAGCGGCTTGGACAGCTTGAAAGAGCGGAAAGTTACGCCTCGCTGCGAAACGTGTTGCTTCGCCTGATGAGGGACCGTGTAGCACTGAAGGGGGATGTTCCGCTCTTTACATATGAGGATTATGTCGAATCCTTTTTCCCGGAAGGAGTCATGAACTGGAGGGAGACTCAGGATTTGCTCCTTTTTAGGCTTTATGAAGTGCTCCATCAGTGGCTTATTTCCGAGGGGGTTGTCGAGATTGAAGAAGAGTCTGAAGAGGTTTCTGTTTCCTAA
- a CDS encoding ORF6N domain-containing protein: MQDKDLSVLYGVENKMFNRAVKRNIERFPHDFMFQLTKEEYHELLRCQIVTLKRGQHSKYLPYAFNWTGKAWSCVDYNV, translated from the coding sequence ATGCAGGACAAGGACCTATCAGTGCTTTATGGAGTTGAAAACAAGATGTTTAATCGTGCTGTTAAAAGAAATATTGAACGATTCCCCCATGACTTCATGTTTCAATTAACTAAAGAAGAATACCATGAACTTTTAAGGTGCCAGATTGTCACCTTAAAAAGGGGACAACACAGCAAGTATCTTCCCTACGCCTTTAATTGGACAGGGAAGGCATGGAGTTGCGTAGATTACAATGTATGA
- a CDS encoding ORF6N domain-containing protein, whose product MVADEILEQKIFMIRGKRVMLDKDLAALYGVETKVLNQAVKRNINRFPDDFMFQLSWDEASELSRSQFVTLKKGKNVKYLPYAFTENGVAMLSSVLSSERAITVNIQIMRTFTRLREMIATHKDLQKKIEEMEKKYDHQFKIVFDAIKQLLSPPEPKKKRIGFVVKERGAKYRAARHSS is encoded by the coding sequence ATGGTAGCGGATGAAATCCTTGAGCAAAAGATTTTTATGATCAGGGGTAAAAGGGTAATGCTGGACAAGGACCTGGCAGCGCTTTATGGAGTTGAAACCAAAGTTCTGAATCAGGCGGTCAAAAGGAATATTAACCGTTTTCCCGATGATTTTATGTTTCAGTTGAGTTGGGACGAAGCCTCAGAACTTTCAAGGTCACAATTTGTGACCTTGAAGAAAGGAAAGAATGTTAAATACCTGCCGTATGCATTTACTGAAAATGGTGTTGCAATGTTATCAAGTGTTCTTAGTAGTGAAAGAGCAATAACTGTTAATATCCAGATAATGAGGACATTTACAAGGCTCAGAGAGATGATTGCTACGCATAAGGATTTGCAGAAGAAAATAGAAGAGATGGAAAAGAAGTATGACCATCAGTTCAAAATAGTGTTTGATGCGATAAAGCAGTTGCTATCACCGCCGGAGCCGAAGAAAAAAAGGATCGGGTTTGTTGTCAAAGAGCGTGGCGCAAAATACAGGGCTGCCCGTCATAGCTCCTGA
- the cas6 gene encoding CRISPR-associated endoribonuclease Cas6 — MRVKITLSADDNGRIDFNYQHQIQAVIYKFLANSDPDYAGWLHEEGYRYKREQRFKFFVYSGLTFYGPISTKLNNSDSLPGFHFRASPAIPFTFSFQIASPVNRFLQHLIDGIFKEGQEITIGSQRVIVYRVETLADPLEGIDINYSNSPNGFIRLNLIPLESPIFVKKPDPQGIRDVYLFPGDKDYEKLLNQNLIHKYETLYGKPYEGDQPGFEHHPAKGKLIKSFKVYKDGKIAGEIKGTLQPFSVSGSKELIRIGLECGFGQNNSMGCGYVERME; from the coding sequence GTGAGAGTAAAAATAACCTTATCAGCCGACGATAATGGAAGGATTGATTTTAACTATCAGCACCAGATACAGGCTGTTATCTATAAATTTCTTGCAAACTCAGATCCGGATTATGCAGGCTGGCTCCATGAAGAGGGATACAGATACAAGCGTGAACAGAGATTCAAATTCTTTGTCTATTCCGGTCTGACATTTTACGGGCCGATAAGTACCAAATTAAATAATTCAGACAGCTTGCCAGGTTTTCACTTCAGGGCATCTCCTGCCATCCCCTTCACCTTTTCCTTCCAGATTGCATCCCCGGTGAATAGATTCCTGCAACACTTGATAGATGGAATCTTCAAAGAGGGGCAGGAGATTACAATCGGCAGTCAAAGGGTCATTGTATATCGTGTAGAAACCCTCGCAGACCCATTAGAGGGAATTGATATAAATTATTCAAACAGCCCAAATGGTTTTATTCGATTGAACCTGATACCCCTGGAATCTCCCATATTTGTCAAAAAACCTGATCCACAGGGAATCCGGGATGTATATTTATTCCCTGGTGATAAAGATTATGAAAAACTCCTCAATCAAAACCTGATTCACAAGTATGAAACCCTCTATGGAAAGCCTTATGAGGGAGACCAGCCTGGATTCGAACATCATCCGGCAAAAGGGAAATTAATAAAATCATTTAAGGTCTATAAAGATGGAAAGATCGCAGGTGAAATAAAAGGGACACTCCAGCCCTTCTCTGTCAGCGGGTCAAAAGAATTGATAAGGATTGGTCTTGAATGCGGATTTGGCCAGAACAACAGCATGGGGTGCGGGTATGTGGAAAGGATGGAATAA
- a CDS encoding YebC/PmpR family DNA-binding transcriptional regulator has translation MSGHSKWATTKHKKAAIDSKRGKIFTKIIKEITVAAKIGGGDPDGNARLRTVIQKAKEANMPADNIKKAIQKGTGELPGVTYEEAVFEGYGPGGVAVIATIMTDNRNRTVPEIRHIFTKHNGNMGEAGCVSWMFDKKGYIVVEGGRVDEEKLMTIIVEAGAEDMRRDGDNFEVITVPGDMETVRKKIEEGGIKVALAEVTMLPQNYMELDDKSAVQALKLIEALEDNDDVQNVYSNFNVRDEVLEKI, from the coding sequence ATGTCCGGTCATTCAAAATGGGCCACCACAAAACATAAGAAGGCCGCAATAGATTCAAAAAGGGGAAAGATTTTCACAAAAATAATTAAAGAAATCACCGTAGCTGCGAAGATTGGCGGCGGTGACCCTGATGGTAACGCAAGACTTCGGACAGTCATCCAGAAGGCCAAAGAGGCCAATATGCCTGCGGATAACATTAAGAAGGCTATCCAGAAGGGGACAGGAGAACTGCCTGGTGTAACATATGAAGAGGCTGTGTTTGAGGGATACGGCCCAGGCGGCGTTGCGGTCATTGCAACCATTATGACAGACAACCGGAACCGGACGGTTCCTGAGATCAGGCATATATTCACCAAGCATAATGGCAATATGGGTGAGGCCGGCTGTGTCTCATGGATGTTTGATAAAAAGGGATATATCGTCGTTGAAGGCGGCAGGGTGGATGAAGAAAAGCTGATGACTATTATAGTAGAGGCCGGTGCTGAGGATATGAGGCGCGACGGGGACAACTTCGAGGTGATTACAGTTCCCGGAGATATGGAAACTGTCAGGAAAAAGATAGAGGAAGGTGGAATAAAAGTAGCCCTTGCAGAGGTAACCATGCTCCCGCAAAACTATATGGAACTGGATGACAAGAGTGCTGTTCAGGCTTTAAAACTGATAGAGGCGCTGGAAGACAATGATGATGTGCAGAATGTCTATTCCAATTTTAATGTAAGGGATGAGGTGTTGGAGAAGATTTAA